ATTCGGGAACGGTGCGGACGAACAGCTGGTCGTTCTCCTGGAGAGCCAGGTTCGACTGGACATCCCCGGCCATTGCCTTCTCCAGGTCGAGCGTCATCTTCTCGACCTTCGGCCCCGCCTCCGTGACATGCATCCGGGTCAATTCCGCATCCTTCAGGAACGCGAAATATTTCGTGCCGCCCGAAAGCGCCACCAGGTCCTTTACCGTCATGCCGGACCGGAACCCGAAATCGCCTTCCCGCTGCACGGCCCCGACGATGCGGACGGTCCGCTCGTCCTTGACGACCTGGAAGACCTTGAGGATATCCCCGGAACGGAGATCGACCGCCTTCTCCTTCGACTCCTCGAGATCGGATTCGAACACGACCTGGCGGTTGTTCTCCACGATCCGCTCGATCTGGAGGCGCCCCTTGAAGGCCACCGTGTTCAATCCTCCCGCCAGATCGATCAACTCCGAGACGATCCGCTCCCCTTTCAGCTCGTACAGCCCGGGGGAGTTCACGTTGCCCGCGATCGCCGCCACCGGTCCGACCGGGGGGATGAAGATCACGTCCTCGGGCAGCAGGCGCTGGTCGCCGGTCTTGTCTCCCCGCCGCAGGAGGTCGTACATGTCGAAGTGCGCGACCGGCTTCCCCCCCCGGCGGATCTGGATGTCCCTCATCGATCCCGATTTGGTCGGTCCCCCCGCCTGGATCAGGACGTTGACCAGCGTCGCAAGGGAAGAGACCGTGTACGCTCCCGGCTGGCGGGCGTTCCCCACGACGTAGACGGACATCGTCCGCAGCGTCCCGAGGGTGACGTTCATCTCGAACCCGCTGTAGTACCTGGAAAACTCCTTCTGCAGCACTTCCTTGGCCTGCTCGAAGCTCAGACCCCCCAGCGCGATGACACCGACTTTCGGCATCCGCACCGTGCCGTCCCGGTCGATCGCCAGATTCCACGCCCCATCAAACTTTCCCCATACCCTGACTTTCACCACGTCCCCGGGGCCGAGCACGTAGTCGGGACCTACCGGTAACCGGTTGGTCGTGAGGAAACCGCCGCGCCCCTCAAGGAACAGATCAAACCCGAAATGCTTGAGATCCATCGAGACGGAATAGGGGCTGGCGATCCCGAGGAGGCGGAACATCTCGCCGATCCGGTCGGGGGTGCCGATAAGGTAGCCCGCATCGATCTCCGGCGGCTGGATCGTCGGCTGGGCCGTCGGCTGGAACAGTCGAGGATCCTTCTTTTCCGGGAGGGGTACGATCTTTACGGCCACGACGATCGACCCCGGGGGCGGAACCGCCATGCTGTTCGAAAACTTGATGTTCGGATCCTTCTGGATGATGTCGAACTGGACTTTGGTGATCTCCACTTTCCCGGAGACCAGTTGTTCAAAGGCGGACTGACGTTCCGGCAATAGCGGAGGCAGCCACGGCGCCACCCCCGTTTCCATCGAAGGGGGCTCACCGATAGAGCCGGCCCCTTGAGGAAAAGGGGGCATCGGAGAAGGTAGGGGATAAGGGGACTGGACACCGGGACCCATTGGATAAGAACCCGTTGTTCCCTGATACCCCATTGCGCCCAGATAGGGGGACAGGGCCTGCTCCATGCTCCCGCCGACGGAACCGTACGGGTCGGCGGCCCGAACGGAATGCGCGGCGATCAGGGAGAAAACGACGAGCAGAATCGATACCCGAAAAGTGCGCCGAATCATGGCCTCTCCTTTGAAAAAATCAACGTAACGATACAAGCGGAAACACGAAACATCGATCCGGTTACCGGTACTGCCAAGCAGCGGAAAGCTCGATGGTCTTGTTGCTCCCGTCGCGGCCGGACACGCCCCCCTCGTCCGAGAATCGTTCGTAAACGGCCTTCCCCTCGGCGCGGACGTTTCTTGTGAGCCAGGCGACGAGCCCGCCCGTGATCCGTCTGCGCTGCTCCTCGGCAGGGCCGGGGAAGGAACGTTCCGTCCGATCGTAACTCAATTCGACGTAAGAGGAGGGGACCAAAAAGAGGCGGGCCTCGAGGAAGAGGTCTCGCGCGTCCGTGCCCATGGGATGGCCCAGGATCTGGCCTTTGTACTGGTGCGGATATTGCGGGTGCTGATACCAGACGCCGCGTTCATTCGTGAGGGTGGTGCCGTACTCGATCCGCAGGTCTGCCTTCCGGAACGGGCCGATCGACGGCAGGAAAATCCCCCCTAACCAGGCGTGGCGGGTGAAGATGAAGGGCTGCGACTGGTCCTCGCCTCCGTATTCGCCGTACAGAACCATCGGCTGGATGCGGAACGGCAGATGGACCTGCGCGTCGACGGAGGCCAGCGAATTTCCTTTCGGCGTGTTCCCGGCGCTCTCCCGCTGTCCCGTCAGGATATCCCAGAAGGTGGAAAAGCTTTCGTCCCGCCCCTTCCCCCCGAAATGCATCGCACGGGAGGCCCCGAGCTCGAGGTAGCGGTTCGGTCGAAGGGCAAGTCGCATCCCGGAGACCAGGGAGTCGGGAATGGGACCGCCGGTGTCGATCCGGGCCATGAAGAAGTCGTACTGGAACACCCCCAGGAAGCCGATCGGTTTCGGGAAGGCGATCGGGCGGGGATTGCGGATCCGGACCCCGATCAGGGGCTCCGCGTTCGTCGTGAAAAGGAGGGCGCCGTGCCGCCCCGGTCCGTACCACACGGCGAAGCGCCCCGCCTCGAGGGTCGCCTGGGGCCACCCCAGGCGCAGGGACGTTTCCTCGATCCGCCCCGTCCGCTCGCCGTCGTTTCCGGCGACGGCCCCGGCCCGCGCCTGGAAACCGAGCCAGTCGTACGGGGCGGCGCGGAAGAAGCCGTCCACCCGGTATCCCGCGCCGTCCGGAACGGGGACGCCTTGCGCGTTGGGGGGGACGTACCCGGCGTTCGAGTACCCCAGCCCGCCCCCGATCCGGAAATCGAGGTTCCTTGCGCCTTCGAGCTGGAGAAACCGGAGCATCCCGTCGACGAACGGGTCCTCGACGTGCCTCTCCTTCCCCGCCTCGAGGGCCACTTCGCGCGCCTCGAGTCCGCGCGTTCCCGTCATGAGGCCGGGAAGGAGCCCGAGCCCCTGGAGCTTGTCGATCAGGACGTACGCCTCCGGATCGTCCCGGAGGAAGAGCTCCGGCCCTGCGGGCGAGGCAACCACCGGCAGGGCGAGGAAAACGCAGCCGATCGCGCAGGCGGCAAATGTTCTAAAGATCCGCAATTCCTCCATCGATCGGAATCCTTTCGGTACCGTTACCGCCCT
This is a stretch of genomic DNA from Candidatus Deferrimicrobium sp.. It encodes these proteins:
- a CDS encoding SLBB domain-containing protein, yielding METGVAPWLPPLLPERQSAFEQLVSGKVEITKVQFDIIQKDPNIKFSNSMAVPPPGSIVVAVKIVPLPEKKDPRLFQPTAQPTIQPPEIDAGYLIGTPDRIGEMFRLLGIASPYSVSMDLKHFGFDLFLEGRGGFLTTNRLPVGPDYVLGPGDVVKVRVWGKFDGAWNLAIDRDGTVRMPKVGVIALGGLSFEQAKEVLQKEFSRYYSGFEMNVTLGTLRTMSVYVVGNARQPGAYTVSSLATLVNVLIQAGGPTKSGSMRDIQIRRGGKPVAHFDMYDLLRRGDKTGDQRLLPEDVIFIPPVGPVAAIAGNVNSPGLYELKGERIVSELIDLAGGLNTVAFKGRLQIERIVENNRQVVFESDLEESKEKAVDLRSGDILKVFQVVKDERTVRIVGAVQREGDFGFRSGMTVKDLVALSGGTKYFAFLKDAELTRMHVTEAGPKVEKMTLDLEKAMAGDVQSNLALQENDQLFVRTVPE
- a CDS encoding capsule assembly Wzi family protein, translated to MEELRIFRTFAACAIGCVFLALPVVASPAGPELFLRDDPEAYVLIDKLQGLGLLPGLMTGTRGLEAREVALEAGKERHVEDPFVDGMLRFLQLEGARNLDFRIGGGLGYSNAGYVPPNAQGVPVPDGAGYRVDGFFRAAPYDWLGFQARAGAVAGNDGERTGRIEETSLRLGWPQATLEAGRFAVWYGPGRHGALLFTTNAEPLIGVRIRNPRPIAFPKPIGFLGVFQYDFFMARIDTGGPIPDSLVSGMRLALRPNRYLELGASRAMHFGGKGRDESFSTFWDILTGQRESAGNTPKGNSLASVDAQVHLPFRIQPMVLYGEYGGEDQSQPFIFTRHAWLGGIFLPSIGPFRKADLRIEYGTTLTNERGVWYQHPQYPHQYKGQILGHPMGTDARDLFLEARLFLVPSSYVELSYDRTERSFPGPAEEQRRRITGGLVAWLTRNVRAEGKAVYERFSDEGGVSGRDGSNKTIELSAAWQYR